Below is a window of Quercus robur chromosome 6, dhQueRobu3.1, whole genome shotgun sequence DNA.
gagggccaagatcaagCAAAAAAGGCTATATAATATGAGAGATCCTCTAGGGATGGGGAGGAGTTTCATCTGAGAATTGAAAAGAAAGCACTGTAGCATTAAGAACTGAAATTGtattcaagtttgaaaggaataTGATCAAGAACTACCATCCTCGAACTTTGACCGAGGAAGAATTTCTTTACATAAAGCTTGCTTGTTTTTGTCTTCTTATCATCTCTCCCATTATGAGTGTTGTCCTGATCATTGAAGTCTAGttttcaacccactctctacaaaacTTCATTGCATTGGCCTCTTTGGACCCAAAtccattttccttttgggcttaaGATTCAAAACCTGCCCTTACAGGtacattgataaaatatttgttaaacCGAAATGGcccctaaaatttttttttttttttagagcaaATGGCCCCTAAAATTCATCAAagggatttatttatttttgttacgtGACACCAACGAGTAATATACTAATAttaggaaagaaggaaaaaaaaatcatttattaatttaaatttgacatcatttttattatatactagtTCCAATGCCACTCTTACCACACCTCACTCCCAACTAACACTCACTTAAGATTAACGACATTGGATCTTCTTTCCCACTAACCATGAAAGTAATCATAACTCCCCACTAATTTTttgctataaatatgagaagctaAGGAAGAGAGGGGGGTTGTTGTTGGAAAAGTTATAAAAGAGATTAAGAGTGGAAGAAGTGAGAATTAAGCTTGTGCAATAATAGGAGGGAAAGGCAGCTCCATTGGGTCTCTGTATAAAGAACTATCCAAAATAGGAAATTCAAAGCCCACgttacaaatagattgtgagtcTAAGTGAGGGTTGGTCCATTAGCCTCACTTTTGGCATGCACAAATTATGAATGATTTcctgataataattaaaaaaagaaaaagaaaaaaaaaagatgctttCAAGTTATGTGACTATATAAAATCTTCATATGTGAATATATAAAATCTTCATATTTTACTAAGGATTGTTAATGCTAAGATTACATGTgaagatttttaaaattgtaacaatTTGAAACAATCTTTATATTCCTTCgtacaaatttgtattttttattataaatatttaggtaatttttttttttaattgttaccTTACTACCTACCTCATAAATGTATTCACGTATATGTTTTAAAGAGTAAGTTACTAATTAGGGTCTATTTGGTGAGTGAGTTCAAACTCACATTTTCACCCACACTAATTTCAAAAAACTCTAAACAACAATTCtcaaactactctaccaaacacccccaaaaatatttaagctattaataatttgaatatatatatatacacacactatttataaaaggattttttttttactgaacttttatatgatttaaaaataccctctaaaccttacgtttaaccaaaaaaaaaaaattttgagaacaattcgataaaaatatatttcaaacttCACTTAAAATGCCTATAAAATAAGATACTCTCCTACTAAtctatgttttcaaaacaaacttatccaaattttataataaaaaaaaaaattatgacactaaaaaaaaaaaatctcattgaCGGCAAGTGATgagcttaatatatatatatatatattcaaattagtcgctaacccatgcgatgcacgggataattaaataaaatttatgcaCATTTAcctttattggtacaatcatttgaaaacaattctaactaatacccaaatgtaagagacacattgacttactatttaaagtagcatTTTGAAGAATTATTTAAAGTAGCattttgaagaatttacacatattgtgcaactgagccttaaaatttaattcctgaacaccgcaactccataaaattcatactaataataatattttatgattgcacaactatttttttaaagtggTTGATCTCAATATTGGCGTGCATTTAATCTTTCACTAAAAGCAAAGGGAAGTAGATCATGTGCATACATTTTTATGAGCAATTTTTGGCAGTAAGGCGTAACAAATGTGTAACCATTTTGTCCTATTCCTACCATCTAAGAACATATCCTCTCTTATAAGTTGATGATGCCAAGTTTTAAcacatcctctccttttttttttttttttttttttttccccaaagaaataaaaggacttTAAAGACATGTCCAATTTGTTAAAATGCAAGTGCTTCAAGCCATAGAAcgatttaatgaaaattgcaactccatgaattgaatttgcaaaTGGTATTAACTATTGGCTATTAATGCGATTATTAAGCCGTACCACATTGAACATGTTTctctatcaaaatatataaacaaactaaccttacaaaagctgaactttataagctaaaatctataccgtgagttgtagatcttgaatgctataccatGCATTTAAGGCTTCCTACAtctgcagagagagagagagtagtttgcagaaaccaaagaaaatctctctataacttaagaaacacaatatactaaaatcaaagagagaaaattttcagaggaaaaatattatagataatttaaaagaattttggtttaattcctaaacaccgcaactccataaaattcatactaataataatattttatgatagtgcagttagaattttggtttaattcttgaacactaaattggaaattgattatatgagtattcaatggtgaacaaagtattatgtattaattaatatataaacaaaactaaccttacaaaagttgaactttataagctaaaatctataccatgcgttgtagatcttgaatgctataccgtgcgtttagcGCTTCCTACAtctgcagagagagagagagtttgcagaaaccaaagaaaatctctctatagcttaagaaacacaatatactaaaatcaaagagagaaaatttccggaggacaaaatattatagataatttaaaaaaaatttggtttaattcctaaacaccgcaactccataaaattcatactaataataatattttatgatagtgtagttagaattttggtttaattcttaaACActaaattggaaattgattatatgagtattcaatggtgaacaaagtactatgtattaattaatatataaacaaaactaaccttacaaaagttgaactttataagctaaaatctataccatgcgttgtagatcttgaatgctataccgtgcgtttagcgcttcctacgtctggagagagagagtttgcagaaaccgtggctttatatttcttaacttgagagaggggtaaggttgctagggttttgaggagttataatgtttttattttgagagtttgcagaaactgtggctttatatttcttaacttgagagaggggtaaggttgctagggttttgagaagttataatgtttttattttttaaatattgtgctgacgtagaaaattgtggtgccagcaaaggcttcggttttatatacggttttatatatatatatatatatatatatatagattaattaatATCCATTAGAAAATGATATATTAATTTCTCTAATAACATCTTCTATGTCAGGAAgaagttttggttttttgatttaatttgttgacaaataaCAGAATAAGGAGAAAACGAACATCCTAGACTGGTTGGCGAGTTTGGGCAGCCCGAACTGGTAGAGCTCACATCACACACAACACAGAGAGTGCATCACTCTCTCCGTAGATTGATTGAAGACTAGCTTTACCAACTGCAGCTGAGTCCtgagaaaaaattgaatcaGTATGAGGAAGCGAGATTTAGCCATTCTCATGCTCGCCGCTTTCGCcatcttcttctctcttcaggTACCAATTTCAACTTCACTTCCAATAATTCTCTCTGTGCAAAACCCTAACCAaaccatttcattttctttcagcACGAAGGCGATTTCTCATTCCGAGAGGCGTGGATGCATCTCTCCGATGAATACCCTATCAAATTCGAATCCGAGCGCCTCCCTCCTCCCATCGTCACCGACCTCAACGGCGACGGCAAGAAAGAAGTCCTCGTCGCCACTCCCGACGCCAAAATTCAGGTCCAATTTCACATTTTTATATGTGTTATCATGATCATTTGCAATTtgataaatattaatttgatgattttttttttttgtgtgatgtgtgtgggggGGGTTTTAGGTTTTAGAGCCACACTCGAGGCGTGTGGACGAAGGGTTCAGCGATGCGCGTGTGCTCGCGGAGGTGAGCCTCTTGCCTGAAAAAGTCCGCATTTCGTCAGGGAGGCGTGCCGTGGCTATGGCTGCGGGCGTTGTTGATCGAGAAAGGCCTGGACAGAAGTTGAAACAGGTCCTGGTTGTTGTTACCGCGGGTTGGTCCGTGATGTGCTTTGATCATAACCTCAAAAAGCTGTGGGAACACAATTTGCaggtttgtggttgtggttgtggtttccATTAaattatttgtagtgggcttaactGGTAATGGGTCTATTGTGAGTTCTGATTCTTGTTACTCATTGGCAGAATGATTTCCCGCATAGTACTCACCACAGGGAGATAGCAATATCGATTAGCAGTTATACCCTTAGGCATGGCGATGCTGGATTAGTGATTGTTGGTGGAAGAATGGAATTGCAACCtcatgtatgttttttttttcttcttcttcttttgtaatGTAGTGCACAGAAAAGTCAGTAGATCAACTCATTGAAGTTATCTTTACTCTGTTTACTGTTAGAAATAGATAATGTTTTACATGGTCTAAGGAAATGGACCCAATCTAATCGGCCTGTGATTTTTCATATGATTAAAGAtttagaaaaattagaaaaacagAGTGAAGAAGCAACAAATAATACATATAGTCATGTATGGCCTCATTAATATGCCCAGCTGAGAAGATTGTGTCCTACCTTAGGAAAACCATTGTTTTTTGTCCATCCCTTCAAaagaatcaataaaaaaatttgattagcGGATACAGTTTTCTTTTAACTTATACATCCTAGACACCAAGGTATTGCCTGATCTTACTCAAgtctttatttacttatttatttttataagtaacggaaaaaattattagaagaaaaaaaaaaaaaaaaaaaaaaaaagaaagaaagaagaaaacctaGATTAAATTAAGCTTGTACATGCCAATCGGATTTTAGATTGCTGTTCCTGTAGTCCTTGTTTTGAGAAATCATTTCTTTGAGGAAATGAAAGCCAAACTCCTTTTCATGTTAATCTACTGACTTCTCAGCATTAACTATCTTTGGTATGGAACTTTATCTATGTGCAAAATTGAAGACTTGCAGTATCATTGATCTTCAATGCACTTGCAAATATCTTTGTTACTGTTTCAGATTTTCATGGATCCTTTTGAAGAAATTGGGATGGCAGAAAAAATTGCTGAGCAACATAGAAGAAGTGCTACTGAAAAAGAGGTATAGCATGTTTTTCTCACCTAAGGGTTTGTATGAATTCTCCTTGAGAAGTACAGTCTACAAATCCTGTCAGGCATAGTAAGAAAGATGGCAATAGGAGAACAATTAGTCTAATTGGACTCCAGCCAAATTTTTTCCTCAATTGGTTACCACTCACTAGTTCAACCTCAGGTCATATGCCTAAGTCTAAACATCATCcaattattttatcaaaattgaaaTGTTTTTTTAGCCTTGTGGTTTTCCACtatttatttcaacaattttagACACTTCTCAGTTAATTATCTTTATGGGCAAAGTTTTGAGAATCAGGCAGTTTAATAATTGGTGGAAGCTTCCACCTCCTGACGTTTGGAAAGCAGAATAAGTAAAGAACTAGTGCCTCTTCAGGCAATTTTTAAACGGTGAAATGAGAAAATGTATTCTTTGTAGTGTACTTACCTCTCGATATATTAGCGTCCATGCTTTCTTTCCCAATTTCGAGCTACTCAATTCAATGTTCTAATTTTTGACGTATGGCGTATTCAATACCAGAAATAAAATGGTTTAAGTGACACCAATGAGCTCTAACTTAAATGACATCTCTCCTTGTAAGAACAATGTGGAAGGTGAGGTCATTGGTTCAagaccacccccccccccccccccaaactaGAGTGTGTAATTACcgatatatgttttttttttgtgacagtTCTCTTTATTTTCAGTAGTGAAGAAGATATATTGATACTTTGTGTTTTGTTTGTCCTACTTAGGCTCCTGAGAATGCTGGAACCGTGGATTTACGCCATTTTGCATTTTATGCATATGCTGGTCGGTCTGGTATACTTCGATGGGATAGAAAGAATGAGGTGAtctcttttgtaatttcttttatCCTATATCTTGTTTGGGAATTTGTAGGccatttttttgggaaaatgatATCCTATGCATAATCATATCTTAGAGTGGGAAGTAGTGGGAAGGGGATGGGAGGGTTTAATGAGCCTTGTttggttttttcattttttaaaagggGAGGTGGAATGGTTTGATGGGATATGGGGTTATCTTATCCCTCcaaacccctcatttttaattcctccaAATTGAGGGAATTTGGAAGGGGGAGGGTTCCACTTAATATTGAagacaatttttaatttttccattgatgtcaattatatctatttatttaaaaatagcAAATGACACTCATAATTGTCAATTTATGTGACTATTCCCCCTCCTCTTTCCTCCcctacttaatttttaaaaatccaaatgaAGTGGAGGGATATCTTTTCTCCTTCCTCCTACtcagttttttttaaaacatctaaATAAGGGGAAGGGTAGCCATTCCcctcctctctcctctctttccCCCCTCCCTCTCCCTTCAAACTTTGAAACACACGGTTAAAGTAactcttctttgaaaaatggTTATGCTGATTACAACTCCTTGATTTTGTCAATGAGCTCTAGAGCAAATTgcgcttcttcctctcttgtAATGGGATGGAGGATGAGGTCATAAATTCAAGATCCAAAGAGTGCAAGTGTAActtaccaaattttttttttttaataaaaaaaaaaaaacccaaattttattcACTTGAAATTATGTGCCATTCACTGTTGCAAATTCTTGAGATCTAGCTGAAATGATAATTCCTCTTGCCACAAGAGTGGGCGAAGGGTGAGGCTATGGGTTTAAAATCCATTGGGTGTGTGTAACTCACTGCTAAAAAATGTTGCAAAAAATACTTGCATGTTCAAATTTTAGTTTACTTTATATGTGGCTCGTTTGACTATGTTGTTGTCATGCTGGCATCTAATTAATTAGTAGTGCCTTCATACTtccatatatgtatatataatttttttttttccttatctaaTTACTGATTTCATCTTTCGGTGGCTTAGAATATTGAAGCACAATCTTCCGATGCGTCACAGTTAATTCCACAGCACAACTACAGGCTTGATGTTCACGCTATGAATAGTCGTCGTCCTGGAGAGGTAATCATTGAAGCTGTTCAGTGTGCATATGTTCTATGCATTGTGGTTACTTAATATTCTGATTTGCACTTACTTTATTTTAGccttttaaatacaaaaattgtgtTTCTGGCCTGAAATCTGACTGAAACAGCTTCCATGagagaatctctctctctctctctctctcacatacacacacacacacacacatttttgcatttaatttaaattatgtaaggATACTGCTTTTCTTCTTTGTGGTTTTGACATCTTGTAAGATTTATTGTTGGATGGCAGTAATTTGTCTAGGTTAAGGACATCTTCCTAATAATAGTGTCATATTGTAGTTTGAATGCAGGGAATTCAGAGAATCAATCCTTGGAGTAATGCCACATCACTGGGTAAGTATTTGAGTGAGAAAAATTatcattgtttttttattatgatagAGAGTGATGACATCatacatattattttaatcagGATAGGAGAGAAGATACTTTGTTGAAGCTGGGACACTTCAGGCGGCACAAAAGGAAAACCACGAAGAAAACAGCTGGAAAGTCCACAAACTACCCTTTTCACAAGCCTGAGGAAAACCATCCTCCAGGGAAAGActcaactaaaaaaatttcaaacctgaTTGGACAGGCTGCAAATTATGCAAATTCAGCAAAGACTAAGAAGGTAAGATTTGCCATTTATCAATATATAGTCATTAAAATCACCATTAGAGGTTGGCTCATTAGAGGATTTTCTTGATTGATGTCATCTTGACTGATTGTCTATTGTATCCTAAGCACACAGCCAGTGCCTGTGTTCTTAGGCCTTTGGTTTTTTCAACATTAATGAAGTGTTattacttatcccaaaaaaaaaactccctaCCATTAGAGGTTGCCTCATGCTTATATTGTGTGCGTAAGAAAATGCCATCAACAAAAGATGCATGAGTTGCCAAGTTGGTTCATTGTAGAAAATCCAAATAATATGTAGCAGTATGTTCCTTAGATTCTTTTCAATGGGTAtctaacaatatttttcatctaCTTTACCAATGAGCTGTAGCTCAAATGGCACATCCTCCACCAACTAGGAGGTGGAGGCTAAGATCATGGGTTCAAGACTTAGTGCAAATATAACTTacccacaaaaaaattatttgttgttgaCTTTCTGTGTGTAGGCTAATATATAGACTGGTCACCTTTGCCTTTTAACTTATATAGTCTATGTTgtatgattttatatttttgatctGGCGATAATGTTCATCTTCATTTTCATCATCCTACCCCTTTCCCAGTGCAACCACATTACATAAAATACCAGGATGCATCATTCTTTGTAAATAGAAGCATGGCTCCCTAGTCCTATAGGGAATTACCCCATGGCTGCATGACTCATCTCATTTATAATTTGATTCCATTCTCGTAACATGTATCACTTTCTAGTCATATGATtctactagatttttttttggtgggtacATGAATAAGGTGAAGGTACTAGTTAAATATTAGTATGcattatttcaataaaattaaatataaaaaattatatcccCCTCTATATATTAGTCAATATAAGTGAGCCACATACCCACCGCCTTGTTACTTGAAATAGTGAAGAGCATTCGATTGCAGATATGATAGGCTCTTTGTTTTAGAACCTAATTTTCCTtgtttgtaattctttaggaaAGCTTGCGTATCCTTCTATATGCTtaaaccttttatttatttatttatttttttatgataatttgatattttgggggtggggggatttgaacccttgATGTTTCCGTTGGAAACACCAagaggtgccatttgagctacaagactcttggtGTATTCCTAAAGCCTTTTCTCTAAACATGGGGGCTTGGATATTAGAAGCATGATATATTCAACCAAGTGTTGTTGGAAAAATTGCAATGTCGTTAAGTAGTGGAGAGAGATGCACTAAGATATTCGATAAAAAGCATGGTAGTGAGTTTTAGGGGAAGGGGGTGTTCAGGGGTGCTGAGTGGTCCATATGGTGTAAGCCTAAGGAAGCATATTAGAGGTGGTTGGGGGAGTTTTTTTTCTAGATTTATTAGATTTGAGGTGGGAAATGGCACTCGTATTAACTATAAAGCACGAACATGGCCAATTGGGTGACTTACCTCTGTATAACACATATTGGACATTGATACCGTGCAGACATGCCAGCCAACGTGTCCTGTTGtatccatataattttttatttaaatccagatactttattaaaaaaaaaaaaaaaaaaaggatacgGCCCAGACACAGTGGCAACACAGAATGATAGACACAGCAATGAAGGGGAAAAAATCCACACggagatctctctctctcactctggAACCATCACCTCTTTCtcctctttttctctccctctctcgcTGTTGATCGGTGACTTTGGAACTTGATCTCAAATCCCTCCATCCATATTTTACGTTAAGTGCCCATAAGCTTGCCACATGTGTTtagttcttttaataaaaagttgccACATTATTTTTATCATGCCATCTGGCATCATTTTATTGGACGAACTAAACACATGTGGCAAGCTTATGTggcatttaacaaaaaatatggaCGAAGGGGCTattgatacaaataaaatataacttcGGGggtatattcaaattttgaaactgcaggtgtaaaattcaaataccccTAAACTTCAGGAGTGTGTTTTGCACTTTAGCCTAACTTTTATGCTACAACTTTTGTCACAATTCTGATGTGGCAAACTATGAGTGATTGTATGTCACTTTTACATGAACTCATCACTCAACCACATCCACATCAGAGTTGTGACAAAATTTGTAGGTTGTGGCACAAAAGTTTTGTCCACACATgttctcttttttatataatgaaCACTATTAGTATTAGCACTCTTTTTTTTGAGTTACTATGTTCATTGtagttattttttctcttgGCTTGTTcttttaacattattttgtaGGTCTCAATGTATTTCTTTACTATTTACTATTGCTTTTAAATGAAATCTAgatagtttttttattcttattgaTGGCTAATACTTAATTTTAAgactaaaataaacataaattatgtccaaaaatatatataataaatattaattaattattgctGTATTGTATCCTAGTTTTTTCAAGAAATGCCATGTTGCCGTATCCCGTATCATGTCATAACCCATATCATGTTGTTTGCTTTTGGCATGATTTATGGTGCGGGTAAAATGTTCTAAATGAGGCATTCCCAGAATTCTATTGAAGTGTGTGGTCTAAAATGTCTTATGTGGTAGGGTGAGCTGGAACAGTGTCAGTTTTCATAGGGATTTTACCTTCACTAGAGTTTTAGATGATTAAGTGTTgaaagttttttcttcttttcttgataTAATCTGTTCTTTTAAGATAAGGAGTGCAGGCGAAGGCAGGAAATGATGGACACCATACAGAAGccaagtttttaaatttttatttttttataggcaAAATTTTTCTACAATGTTCTACATGCCAGTAGTGATTCATCCTTCCTTTGGAAAAATATTCGGAGGGTCATGGTCCTCAAAAGAGTGGCATTTTTCACATGGACAGCGGCATTAGGAAAGATCTAGTGAGGGACAACGTAAGGAAGATGAATATAGTTTTTGTGGATTGGTGTTACATTTTCAAGAAGAGTGGGGAAACCATAGATCATGTACTATTTCATAGTGATATCACTTGAGGATTGTGGTCGATGCTGTTTTGTCCATTTGGGATCTATTGGCTTATGCCTAATAGGGTGTTGGATTTTTAACTTGTTGGAAGGGATGATTTGGCTGGCATTGGAATATAGATATTGGGAATGCCATCCATTGTGACGTGGTGTACTTGGAGAGAAAGAAATGCTTATACATTTGAAGAGAATGAGAGGTCAATTTTGGACTTGAAAATGCTCTTTTTGCATTGGTAAGAAAAAGTGAATTGATCCAAGTGGAGGGAACGAAAAAAGTTAGAGGAAGACCAAAAATCACATTAGTAGAAGTATTAAAAAAGGGCATGTCAATCAAGGAAGTAACAGAGATTATGGCTTTAGATATAATAGAATGgaagaaaagaatacatgtaaCCGACCCTAACTAATCTGTTGAGGATCCAGAGCctaccccaaaattttgggactaaagctttgttttttttgttgctgTATTGTCGGACGAGTACCTTGACTGGTCATTCCTTCTCAGTTTGAATTTCATGATTTGTTTAGTTTTAGCTGATATCTTTCAGGTGTATCTCTTCCTAGGAAGTGTGCTGATTGGGCCAGCACACCTGGGTCGGATATGCATGGACGCACAGTGCGGCTGTGGACGCAGCTGCACGCACTTCCGTggccggtttttttttttttttttcatgccgATACTGTCCGATTCGGTCCAAAATGGGCTGAAACAGGCTCCAAATCAGTCCGAAATGGGCcgaaataattgtttttttttttttttaaaaggtaaaatatttCATCAAAACATACCGTTTTGACAATCTACTTTAAAGAAATAACCCTAAAATCATCTCAAAGCCTCTCTTGTTCTCTCTgtctcctttctctctctctagcctATGGCTCCAGCAGTCCAGCTCTCCCTTAGACTCCCTCCATCTCTCACTTTATTATCTACTAATGCTCTTAAATTGGTATATGTTTACCATTatacgaagaaaaaaaatattcttagcaatatatagaaaatttaaataaaaatatatttaataatttattaataaatgtatCCCACCGCACCTGTatcttattttttcaaaaatttccgTGTCGCTGCACCGCACCCACACCTGAACCCAAATCCGCACCCGTGCTTCCTAGATCTCTTCTCTTGTATACTTCCCAAATACTTGGTTTCTACCCCTGTTTAGtgctttttaaataaattgacataaattacagaaatttttgataatattattttacaagATAACACTATACAGCCCTGTTAAAGTATTGGGTTTATGTTGATGTAATGGCCTAATAGGCCCTGTTATCTTAAAAGTCCATATTGGGCTAACCCTAGCTTCTAGTCTCTATATATACCCTGTTAAGGGTTCACTGTAATTGATGACTTGAGTATGTAGTAAAGATGTAGCTGCTAGGGTTTTATtttgtggatgtaggccgttggCCTAACCACATAATCCTTgtgttcttctctatttcttgcTTCCGTttctctatattattttattctcatcTTTAACTCCTCAAAAGGAAAGTCTTTAGCTCCCGCACTGGCCTCATGAGCCATTGCATGTATGCCTTGAAGACACTGGAATGCTTTTTATGAGTGTCTGACATCATTAAGTCTCATGCTTTGGACTTGAGTTGAAAGTTAATGACTTGGTAAGTTAAAATGAATTGGGGGAAGCTTAAGAAAGTTTCTAAACCAGTGTTTCCCAGATTGCTTTCGCTTGTTGTATCCACATGGGATTTTGAGCTTCATATTTGTGATAGTATTGATCACCAAGTCTTCCTCTGGCTTGGTCACCTTATAAATGTATATCTTGCTTATTCACAACTAAAAGAAGAGACTTATATTTTACAATTCCCTTTTTATATCCTGTTTTACTTTGCTGGTGCAGCCAGGACCTTATATTCCTACCATAACAAACTACACAAAGATTTGGTGGGTTCCTAATGTTGTTGTGGCTCATCAAAAGGAAGGGATAGAAGTTCTTCATTTGGCATCGGGTCGCACTGCTTGTAAGGTAATTAGCACAGACAGACACATTCcatcaaggatttttttttttttttttttaaatatttagaaaCTCAATccatagattaa
It encodes the following:
- the LOC126733144 gene encoding uncharacterized protein LOC126733144: MRKRDLAILMLAAFAIFFSLQHEGDFSFREAWMHLSDEYPIKFESERLPPPIVTDLNGDGKKEVLVATPDAKIQVLEPHSRRVDEGFSDARVLAEVSLLPEKVRISSGRRAVAMAAGVVDRERPGQKLKQVLVVVTAGWSVMCFDHNLKKLWEHNLQNDFPHSTHHREIAISISSYTLRHGDAGLVIVGGRMELQPHIFMDPFEEIGMAEKIAEQHRRSATEKEAPENAGTVDLRHFAFYAYAGRSGILRWDRKNENIEAQSSDASQLIPQHNYRLDVHAMNSRRPGEFECREFRESILGVMPHHWDRREDTLLKLGHFRRHKRKTTKKTAGKSTNYPFHKPEENHPPGKDSTKKISNLIGQAANYANSAKTKKPGPYIPTITNYTKIWWVPNVVVAHQKEGIEVLHLASGRTACKLHLQEGGLHADINGDGVLDHVQAVGGNGAEQTVVSGSMDVLRPCWAVATSGVPVREQLFNASICHHSPFNFLQHGEFSRYYGRTADVTSLEVATPILIPRSDGHRHRKGSHGDVIFLTNRGEVTSYSPGLHGHGADWQWQLSTGATWSNLPSPSGMMEAGTVVPTLKAFPLRVHDNQELILAAGDQEAVVISPGGSTLTTVDLPGTPTHALICEDFSNDGLTDLIVVTPSGVYGFVQTRQPGALFFSTLVGCLILVMGVIFVTQHLNSIKGKPRPSSGPR